One Eublepharis macularius isolate TG4126 chromosome 6, MPM_Emac_v1.0, whole genome shotgun sequence DNA segment encodes these proteins:
- the PPP1R7 gene encoding protein phosphatase 1 regulatory subunit 7 isoform X1 codes for MATTESESGEGVQEMMEVDRRIESEESGDDEGKKQTVCIVTDLSQQSLRDEQNGDNSTAEAETPVDMETINLDPEAEDVDLNHFRIGKIEGFEVLKKVKTLCLRQNLIKCIENLEQLQSLRELDLYDNQIRKIENLEALTGLEILDISFNILRHIEGLDQLTQLKKLFLVNNKISKIENLSNLQQLQMLELGSNRIRAIQNIDTLTNLDSLFLGKNKITKLQNLDALTNLTVLSIQSNRLTKIEGLQNLVNLRELYLSHNGIEVIEGLENNNKLTMLDIAANRIKKIENITHLTELQEFWMNDNLIESWSDLDELKGAKNLETVYLERNPLQKDPQYRRKIMLALPSVRQIDATFVRF; via the exons ATGGCGACGACTGAGTCGGAGAGCGGGGAGGGAGTGCAGGAGATGATGGAGG ttgACAGAAGGATTGAATCTGAAGAGTCAGGAGATGATGAAGGGAAGAAGCAAACAGTTTGCATCGTAACAGACCTCAGTCAACAGAGTTTAAGGGATGAGCAGAATGGAGATAATTCAACAG CTGAAGCAGAGACACCAGTGGATATGGAGACAATTAACCTGGACCCAGAAGCGGAG GATGTTGATCTGAATCACTTCCGAATTGGGAAGATTGAGGGTTTTGAGGTGCTCAAGAAAGTGAAG ACTCTCTGTCTCCGTCAGAATTTGATTAAGTGCATTGAGAACCTGGAACAGCTGCAAAGCCTCCGAGAGCTGGATCTCTATGACAATCAGATTCGGAAGATTGAGAACTTGGAAGCCCTAACAGGTCTTGA GATCCTGGATATTTCATTTAATATTTTACGGCATATTGAAGGGCTAGATCAGCTTACTCAGTTAAAGAAGCTCTTCCTGGTCAACAATAAAATCAGCAAAATTGAAAACCTAAGCAACCTACAGCAGTTACAGATGTTGGAACTGGGATCTAATCGGATCAGA GCAATTCAGAATATTGATACTTTGACTAACCTGGACAGCCTCTTTCTGGGAAAGAACAAAATCACCAAACTCCAGAACCTGGATGCATTAACAAACTTGACAGTGCTTAGCATACAG AGCAATCGGTTGACCAAGATTGAAGGCTTGCAGAACCTGGTGAACCTGCGAGAGCTGTACCTCAGTCATAACGGCATAGAAGTCATAGAGGGACTGGAAAACAAT AATAAGCTTACAATGCTGGACATTGCAGCCAACAGGATCAAGAAGATTGAAAATATCACCCATCTAACGGAACTCCAGGAATTTTGG ATGAATGACAACCTCATTGAGAGCTGGAGCGACTTGGATGAATTGAAAGGAGCAAAGAATTTGGAAACAGTCTACCTAGAGCGAAACCCCTTGCAGAAAGATCCACAGTACCGACGCAAAATTATGCTGGCCCTTCCATCTGTCCGGCAGATTGATGCTACTTTTGTCCGGTTCTGA
- the PPP1R7 gene encoding protein phosphatase 1 regulatory subunit 7 isoform X2 translates to MATTESESGEGVQEMMEVDRRIESEESGDDEGKKQTVCIVTDLSQQSLRDEQNGDNSTAEAETPVDMETINLDPEAETLCLRQNLIKCIENLEQLQSLRELDLYDNQIRKIENLEALTGLEILDISFNILRHIEGLDQLTQLKKLFLVNNKISKIENLSNLQQLQMLELGSNRIRAIQNIDTLTNLDSLFLGKNKITKLQNLDALTNLTVLSIQSNRLTKIEGLQNLVNLRELYLSHNGIEVIEGLENNNKLTMLDIAANRIKKIENITHLTELQEFWMNDNLIESWSDLDELKGAKNLETVYLERNPLQKDPQYRRKIMLALPSVRQIDATFVRF, encoded by the exons ATGGCGACGACTGAGTCGGAGAGCGGGGAGGGAGTGCAGGAGATGATGGAGG ttgACAGAAGGATTGAATCTGAAGAGTCAGGAGATGATGAAGGGAAGAAGCAAACAGTTTGCATCGTAACAGACCTCAGTCAACAGAGTTTAAGGGATGAGCAGAATGGAGATAATTCAACAG CTGAAGCAGAGACACCAGTGGATATGGAGACAATTAACCTGGACCCAGAAGCGGAG ACTCTCTGTCTCCGTCAGAATTTGATTAAGTGCATTGAGAACCTGGAACAGCTGCAAAGCCTCCGAGAGCTGGATCTCTATGACAATCAGATTCGGAAGATTGAGAACTTGGAAGCCCTAACAGGTCTTGA GATCCTGGATATTTCATTTAATATTTTACGGCATATTGAAGGGCTAGATCAGCTTACTCAGTTAAAGAAGCTCTTCCTGGTCAACAATAAAATCAGCAAAATTGAAAACCTAAGCAACCTACAGCAGTTACAGATGTTGGAACTGGGATCTAATCGGATCAGA GCAATTCAGAATATTGATACTTTGACTAACCTGGACAGCCTCTTTCTGGGAAAGAACAAAATCACCAAACTCCAGAACCTGGATGCATTAACAAACTTGACAGTGCTTAGCATACAG AGCAATCGGTTGACCAAGATTGAAGGCTTGCAGAACCTGGTGAACCTGCGAGAGCTGTACCTCAGTCATAACGGCATAGAAGTCATAGAGGGACTGGAAAACAAT AATAAGCTTACAATGCTGGACATTGCAGCCAACAGGATCAAGAAGATTGAAAATATCACCCATCTAACGGAACTCCAGGAATTTTGG ATGAATGACAACCTCATTGAGAGCTGGAGCGACTTGGATGAATTGAAAGGAGCAAAGAATTTGGAAACAGTCTACCTAGAGCGAAACCCCTTGCAGAAAGATCCACAGTACCGACGCAAAATTATGCTGGCCCTTCCATCTGTCCGGCAGATTGATGCTACTTTTGTCCGGTTCTGA